A stretch of Heterodontus francisci isolate sHetFra1 chromosome 44, sHetFra1.hap1, whole genome shotgun sequence DNA encodes these proteins:
- the LOC137355971 gene encoding probable G-protein coupled receptor 139, whose translation MIPRGSCPIKGCPIPNPWVSPILKEWSQSAGSFQSQENPIPDTRVVQIPGRVDVGPTFGVSDPRPNISLFLLSLPVNLLAIVILSRGKCGLSTCTTRYLVAMATADLLLIITDVILWRIIYYYFPGSVLNITPVCSFIAVLSYEATDCSVWFTVTFSFDRFVAICCQKLKTKYCTEKTAAVVLATTCILFCLKNVPYYFIFEPGEIIDNVPWFCYFKPSYYTEPGWMGLDWLDMVLIPFLPFVLILLLNTLTVRHILVASRVRKGLRVQSKGGNRSDPEIESRRKSVILLFTISGSFILLWLTYVIYFSISNITGTYLEDYTHPLYVFGQVGYMLQILSCCTNTFIYAVTQSKFRQQVKNAVKYPVTSIIRLISKRDI comes from the exons ATGATCCCGAGGGGGAGTTGTCCAATCAAGGGCTGTCCAATCCCCAACCCCTGGGTATCTCCTATCCTGAAGGAGTGGTCCCAGTCCGCTGGGAGCTTTCAATCTCAGGAGAATCCAATCCCGGACACGAGGGTGGTGCAAATCCCGGGCAGGGTGGATGTTGGTCCAACCTTTGGGGTGTCCGATCCACGACCCAATATT tctcttttccttctctctcttccagttaatttactggcgattgtgatcctgtcccggggaaagtgcggactctccacctgcaccactcgctacctggtggccatggcaacggcagatctactgctcattatcactgatgtcatactgtggcggatcatttattattatttcccaggatctgtcctgaacatcacccctgtgtgtagttttATCGCTGTCCTCAGTTATGAAGCCACAGACTGTtcggtctggttcaccgtcactttctcctttgatcgatttgtggccatttgttgccagaagctgaaaactaaatattgcactgagaaaactgcagctgtggttctcgcaacaacctgtattctgttctgtttaaaaaatgtcccctactactttatatttgaacctggagagataattgacaatgtaccgtggttctgttatttcaagccaagctattatactgagcccggatggatGGGACTCGACTGGTTGGATATGGTTTTAATCCCATTTCTCCCAttcgttttaattctgttgctcaacactctgacagtcagacacattttagtggccagtcgagtccgtaaggggctgagggttcagagcaagggagggaatcgcagtgacccagagatagagagcagaaggaagtctgtgattttactcttcaccatatccggcagcttcatacttctgtggttaacGTATGTTATATATTTCTCAATTTCTAATATTACAGGGACATATCTCGAGGATTACACTCATCCTCTCTATGTCTTTGGACAAGTTGGATACATGCTGCAGattctaagttgctgcacaaacacatttatatatgcggtgACACAATCCAAGTTCAGACAGCAGGTCAAGAACGccgtgaaatatccggttacatcaataaTTCGATTAATTTCCAAACGAGACATCTGA